One Aciduliprofundum boonei T469 genomic region harbors:
- a CDS encoding 30S ribosomal protein S27ae produces MEKRELYEIKDGKIVRKRRFCPKCGPGVFMAEHEDRYSCGKCGYTEFKKK; encoded by the coding sequence ATGGAAAAAAGAGAGTTGTATGAAATAAAAGACGGTAAAATCGTTCGCAAAAGGCGTTTTTGCCCAAAGTGCGGTCCCGGAGTTTTTATGGCTGAGCATGAGGATCGCTACTCTTGCGGCAAATGCGGATATACTGAATTTAAAAAGAAATGA
- the spt4 gene encoding transcription elongation factor subunit Spt4, which translates to MKGELKACRNCRRITTEDICPTCGGETTTEWHGYVFILDKDKSKIAEAMGADNGEYALRVR; encoded by the coding sequence ATGAAGGGAGAGCTTAAAGCGTGTCGCAATTGCAGAAGAATAACCACGGAGGATATATGCCCCACTTGCGGTGGAGAGACAACAACCGAGTGGCATGGTTATGTTTTCATTCTTGACAAGGATAAATCAAAAATCGCAGAGGCAATGGGTGCGGATAATGGAGAATACGCACTACGAGTTAGATAA
- a CDS encoding DNA-directed RNA polymerase yields MYLIVEQEDVIRIPPPMLAEDIDQVIEELAREKIEGSVYSFPRNEVKDPAERKYIIVLILSLEKVDEGIIVPGDGAVYQKVRFKALAFHPELQEVVVGDVVDVLKFGAFIRFGPIDGLLHISQIMDDVIDIDLDNKRFIGRETKRSLRVKDKVMARVVALSINDANPRQSKIGLTMRQPGLGKFEWIEEMVKGEKEGKE; encoded by the coding sequence ATGTATTTAATTGTTGAGCAAGAGGATGTTATTCGCATTCCACCCCCGATGTTAGCCGAGGATATAGACCAAGTTATTGAGGAGCTGGCAAGGGAGAAAATTGAGGGTAGTGTTTACTCATTCCCCCGCAACGAGGTTAAAGACCCTGCTGAGAGGAAGTACATAATAGTGCTAATTCTATCCTTAGAGAAAGTGGATGAGGGAATAATAGTACCTGGGGATGGGGCCGTCTACCAGAAAGTTCGATTCAAAGCCCTCGCATTCCATCCCGAATTGCAAGAAGTTGTAGTTGGAGATGTTGTGGATGTCCTTAAATTTGGAGCATTTATAAGGTTTGGACCCATTGACGGCTTGCTCCACATAAGCCAGATAATGGACGATGTCATTGATATTGACCTGGATAATAAGAGATTTATTGGAAGGGAAACAAAGAGAAGTTTAAGGGTAAAGGATAAAGTAATGGCGAGAGTTGTTGCTCTGAGCATAAACGATGCAAATCCCAGACAAAGCAAGATAGGACTCACAATGCGGCAGCCCGGCTTGGGCAAGTTTGAATGGATTGAAGAAATGGTCAAGGGTGAGAAGGAGGGAAAGGAATGA
- the tgtA gene encoding tRNA guanosine(15) transglycosylase TgtA → MELKHRDGLARICKFRGVETPNLMPVVNPNKIVISPRDMYERFGVNALITNSYIIWKTPRLRERALKEGLHNMLDFPGLIMTDSGTFQQHVYGDVEVTNKQIVEFQRDIGSDIGTMLDVFTEPHYTEEEVKNAIDETARRGKEAKKYKGNMLLAGPIQGSIYPKLRAYASKLMNRIDFDYYPIGGVVPLMEEYRYAEVVEAIIMAKKYLDPSKPVHLFGAGHPMFFPLAALLGVDFFDSAAYIKYARDNRLLFPQGTMYLKEIKYFPYYSPALENYTPEDLRAMPEEKRTKILAEHNLYMSMEEINRIKEAIIEERIWEYAEIRARQHPQLLRAYRKILKHRRFLEKFEPKSRKNAFFYTGEESMQRPFVLGIKRRLRQFDRHVILELPRPWSANLETIPKDAAVNTPFGLVPLELEDSYPFAQSEFPWEERKIVPEFKEIMSAKEFDIAKIKSIADYQFAKGAGDALFEGEIKIIKSKNTGKIRNVVVDGEHIASLRAEDGLFTLKLAGAKRLHRAFAFHKFRVIVNEDSAQFNRQGKNVFSKFVMGCDDSIRPGDEVLVVDREDNLVAIGKAIMNCWEMKKFSKGMCVKVREGVEHEKSRLVKK, encoded by the coding sequence ATGGAATTAAAGCACAGGGATGGCCTTGCGAGAATTTGTAAATTTAGAGGGGTTGAGACGCCAAATTTAATGCCTGTTGTAAATCCCAATAAGATTGTAATTTCTCCAAGGGATATGTATGAGAGATTTGGAGTTAATGCGCTGATAACGAATTCTTACATAATATGGAAAACCCCGAGATTGAGGGAGAGGGCTTTAAAAGAAGGATTGCATAACATGCTTGATTTCCCGGGATTGATTATGACCGATAGTGGCACTTTTCAGCAGCATGTTTACGGTGATGTAGAGGTCACAAACAAGCAAATTGTGGAGTTTCAGAGGGATATCGGTTCGGATATAGGCACAATGCTTGATGTATTCACAGAGCCCCATTACACGGAGGAGGAGGTTAAAAACGCCATAGATGAGACGGCTCGCAGAGGGAAGGAGGCGAAGAAGTACAAGGGTAATATGCTTCTTGCAGGCCCTATTCAGGGCTCAATATATCCGAAGTTGAGGGCTTACGCCTCAAAGCTCATGAACCGTATTGATTTTGATTATTATCCTATCGGGGGAGTTGTTCCTCTTATGGAAGAGTATCGCTATGCTGAGGTAGTGGAAGCCATAATAATGGCTAAAAAGTATTTAGATCCTTCAAAGCCAGTTCATCTCTTTGGTGCAGGCCATCCCATGTTCTTCCCACTCGCAGCCCTGTTGGGTGTGGATTTCTTTGATTCCGCCGCTTATATAAAATACGCAAGAGATAACCGCCTTCTATTCCCTCAAGGCACGATGTATTTAAAGGAAATTAAGTATTTTCCATATTATTCTCCCGCTTTGGAGAATTATACTCCAGAAGATCTCAGAGCCATGCCCGAGGAGAAGAGGACTAAGATTTTGGCGGAGCACAATTTGTATATGAGTATGGAGGAGATCAATCGCATAAAAGAGGCAATTATTGAAGAGAGAATTTGGGAGTACGCTGAGATTCGTGCTAGACAGCATCCCCAATTGCTCAGGGCATATCGCAAAATTTTGAAGCATCGCAGATTCTTGGAGAAATTTGAGCCAAAATCAAGGAAGAATGCCTTTTTTTATACGGGAGAGGAGAGCATGCAAAGACCCTTCGTTCTAGGGATTAAGAGAAGGTTAAGGCAATTTGATAGGCATGTAATTTTAGAGTTGCCAAGGCCATGGAGCGCGAATTTGGAAACCATTCCGAAAGATGCAGCCGTAAATACACCCTTCGGACTCGTACCTTTAGAGCTTGAAGATAGTTACCCATTTGCTCAGAGTGAATTTCCTTGGGAAGAGAGAAAGATTGTGCCAGAATTCAAAGAAATTATGAGCGCAAAAGAATTTGATATTGCAAAGATAAAGAGCATTGCAGATTATCAATTTGCCAAAGGCGCAGGCGATGCGCTCTTCGAAGGAGAAATAAAAATAATAAAATCAAAGAATACTGGCAAGATAAGAAATGTGGTTGTGGATGGTGAGCATATTGCATCCCTCCGCGCCGAGGATGGATTATTTACCCTAAAACTTGCAGGAGCAAAAAGATTGCACAGGGCTTTTGCATTTCATAAGTTCAGGGTTATTGTGAATGAAGACTCCGCTCAATTCAACAGGCAGGGTAAGAATGTGTTTTCAAAATTTGTTATGGGATGCGATGATAGCATACGGCCCGGAGATGAGGTTCTTGTTGTTGACAGAGAAGATAACTTAGTGGCCATAGGCAAAGCAATTATGAATTGCTGGGAGATGAAAAAATTTTCAAAGGGCATGTGCGTTAAGGTGCGTGAGGGTGTGGAGCATGAGAAATCAAGATTGGTAAAGAAGTAA
- a CDS encoding HAD family hydrolase, translated as MLKLVIFDLDQTLINTLPRFYRIFNLALEHFGGKKIDWDTFMKDYEEDTLNRHVPGGPKEFWDYFLSHYNDIMCEKDKLIDGAEDVLKFLKEKGINVVITTGRMVSAEEVWDELRRFGIDKYVDFVYTRLDGYGDGRRRTELIREAMKKFNASKDETMLVADYWPDMQSGREVGIFTIGVLTGFESEEKLRENGADVVIPSVKDLIDVIKNRL; from the coding sequence ATGCTCAAGCTCGTGATATTTGACTTGGATCAGACTTTAATCAACACACTCCCTCGCTTTTATCGTATATTCAATCTTGCATTAGAGCATTTTGGGGGCAAGAAAATCGATTGGGATACATTTATGAAAGATTATGAGGAGGATACTCTCAACAGGCATGTGCCTGGGGGGCCCAAAGAGTTCTGGGATTACTTTCTCTCTCATTACAACGATATTATGTGTGAGAAGGATAAGCTAATTGATGGAGCAGAGGATGTTCTTAAATTCTTGAAGGAGAAGGGCATAAATGTCGTGATTACCACGGGTAGGATGGTTTCCGCGGAGGAAGTTTGGGATGAGCTTCGCAGGTTTGGAATCGATAAGTATGTGGATTTTGTATATACTCGCCTTGATGGATATGGGGATGGACGCAGAAGAACGGAATTGATAAGGGAGGCAATGAAGAAATTTAATGCTTCCAAGGATGAGACAATGCTCGTGGCAGATTACTGGCCAGATATGCAATCTGGCAGAGAAGTGGGGATATTTACCATAGGAGTGCTTACAGGATTTGAGAGCGAAGAAAAATTAAGGGAGAATGGGGCAGATGTTGTTATTCCCAGCGTGAAAGATTTGATAGATGTTATTAAGAATCGGCTTTAA
- a CDS encoding GTP-dependent dephospho-CoA kinase family protein: MENTHYELDKPLLLKEETRKKLQKIYGKLISEDELKNIEGEIFSVGDVVTHTLLNRGIKPKIAIVDYKTKRGEKIYEDVKKFGKKIIKVKNPRSQITPELWNAVREAMQYDSVKIEVDGEEDLAVIPVVFFANLGANVIYGMPNTGLVWLKVSDEDKRKVMEIIKEMEV; encoded by the coding sequence ATGGAGAATACGCACTACGAGTTAGATAAGCCGTTGCTCCTCAAAGAAGAAACGAGGAAAAAACTGCAAAAAATATATGGAAAATTAATCAGTGAGGATGAGTTGAAGAATATTGAAGGTGAGATTTTTTCCGTGGGTGATGTCGTTACCCACACACTTTTAAATCGCGGCATAAAGCCAAAAATTGCAATAGTGGATTACAAAACAAAGAGGGGAGAAAAAATATACGAGGATGTCAAGAAATTTGGCAAAAAAATCATAAAGGTGAAAAATCCTCGCAGCCAGATAACTCCAGAATTATGGAATGCAGTAAGAGAGGCAATGCAGTACGATTCTGTGAAGATAGAAGTTGATGGGGAGGAGGATTTGGCCGTAATACCTGTTGTATTTTTTGCAAATTTAGGCGCTAATGTTATATATGGAATGCCCAATACGGGTTTAGTTTGGCTAAAGGTCAGTGATGAAGATAAGAGGAAAGTTATGGAAATAATAAAGGAAATGGAGGTATGA
- a CDS encoding 30S ribosomal protein S24e — protein sequence MELKILEKKDNPLLHRVEVKFEVSHPKSKTPSRDEVRNLLAANLNADKNRVILDNMHTPFGSTTTTGFAKIYDDVENAKKIEPDYILIRNKLIEKKEEE from the coding sequence ATGGAGCTTAAGATATTGGAGAAGAAAGATAATCCCTTACTACACCGTGTAGAGGTAAAGTTTGAAGTATCTCACCCCAAGAGTAAAACACCAAGTAGAGATGAGGTTAGGAACTTGCTTGCTGCTAATTTAAATGCCGATAAGAATAGGGTAATTTTGGATAATATGCATACTCCCTTTGGTTCAACAACCACAACTGGATTTGCCAAAATCTACGATGATGTTGAGAATGCAAAGAAGATTGAGCCCGATTACATTCTCATAAGAAACAAGCTCATTGAGAAGAAAGAGGAGGAATAA